ACGGGTACGGCACTCCGGTCGGCGAGCCGAAGCCGAAAGCGCGCAGCCCGGAGTACTGCTCGCCGCGCTCCAGCAGCGTCGACAGCTTCGCGAGGGCGACGTTGGACGAGTAGCGCAGCGCGTCGTGCACCGTCAGCCACTCGTAGCCGTGGATGTCCCGGATGGTGCGCCCGCGCGAAGTGTAGACGCCCTCTTCGGCGTACACGCTGTCGGTCATGGACGCGCGGCCGCGAGACAACAGCGTGGCGACCGTGAACGGCTTGAGCGTAGAGCCCGGCTCGAACGGATCGGTCACGCCCGTCCAGTGCCGATTGCCGTCCGACTGCCTGCTGGCGGCGGCCACGATGTCGCCCGTCCACGGGTCCACGAGGAGTAGGTCTCCGCCGCGCGCCTCGTGCGCCGCCACCGCGTCCGCCAGTGCCTCGTGGGCGATCTCCTGGAGATCGACGTCGATGGTGAGCACCACGTCGTTGCCGGCGACCGGCTCGGCCACCCTCAGCTCGGCGCCGGGGATGGCCCGCCCGGCCGCGTCTCGACGGACCACCGCGGACCCCTCCTGTCCGCGCAGGAGCGAATCCAGCTCCTGCTCCACGCCCCCGAGCGGGCGCCCGTCGCCGGAGAGGCGACCCAGTACCTCGAGCCCGAGCTGCCCGTGCGGATGGAACCGCTCCAGAACCCGCTCGAAGTACACGCCCCGCAGGTCGGCGAGGCGTTCCCGAACGGGCGCTCCGTAGCGGCCGGGCAGAACCGCCCAGGTCCGCGCCGGGTCCACCGCGCGACGCGCGCGTCGGCGGCTGACGCCCAAGGCCTCCACCAGGGCATCCGCCGCCGCGTCCGGGTCCCGCAGCTCGCGTGGAGCCACGGAGATGCGGAAGGCCTCCTGGCTCACCGCCAGGGGCACTCCGTCTCGGTCGAAGATCGTTCCTCTGGGGGCGGGCAGCGCCTTGCGCGAGGCGTGCTGTGCCTCGGCCCGATTGCGCCAGTGCTCCCCCTGCACCGCCTGCAGTTGCGCCACGCGCGCGCCGATGATCGCGCCGGCGCCGAGCACGCCGGTGAGAAGGACCAGGCGCCTCAGCCGGCCCACCGGCACCGCCGTCCCCTTCCCGGGTCGCCGGGCGCGGCTCACAGCCCGCCTCCCGCGGCCTCGGCGGGGGCCGGATCGATGCGCAGCAGAACCATCTCCTTCGATCCGGTCGGGACGTGCAGGCCCAGCCTCTCGCGGGCGTACGGCTCGATCCTGCCGCGGCTTTCCAGGTACTGGATCCGGCGGGACAGCTCGAAGCGCTCGGCCTCGGCCAGCGCGCGCTCCTTCCGCACCGTCTCCAGGCCACGCAGGCTCTCCAGCGCGCGGCTCTGTCGCCACACGACCAGGCTCAGCGCGGCCAGCAGCGCGGCGAAGCCGAGCGCGAGCGCCAGGCTGCCCAGGGTCCGGCGCCGAGGCGCGGGAGCGGTCTTCACGCGGCCTTCCGCCAGGCGCGCAGGCGCGCGCTCCGCGCCCGTGGGTTCGATGAGACTTCCTCTTCGCTCGGCCGCAGCGGCTTGCGGGTCAACGGCTCACCCAGGGCGCGACCCCGGCAGGCGCACACGGGGAGTCGGGGCGGGCACACGCAGTCGCGGCTCCATTCCCGAAACGCCAGCTTGGTGATGCGGTCTTCCAGCGAGTGGTAGGAGAGCACCGCCAGGACGCCCCCCGGCTCCAGCGCGTCGCGCAGCACCGGGAGGGCTCGCTCGAGCCGTTCGAGCTCGCCGTTGACCGCGATGCGCACCGCCTGGAAGATCCTGGCCTTGTCGGCCGGCTTCATGGACGGGCCGAGCACGGCGCGAGTCGCCGCGACGAGATCATCGCTCGTGGCGAATGGCCGGTTCGCCCGGCGCCGCACGATCTCGGCGGCCAAGCGCCGCGCGCGCGGTTCTTCGGCGTAGGTATGAAAAAGGTCGGCCAGGGCGCCCTCGGACCACCCGTTGAGCAGGTCCGCACCTGTCGGACCGTGCTGCCCCACTGCCCCCATCCGCATGTCCAGGGGCGCACCTGGCTCGTACGTAAAGCCGCGTTCCCTTTGGTCCAGCTGGTACGACGACACACCCAGATCCAGCAGCGCACCGGCCAGCGATCCGGTCAACGCGGCGGCCGCCGAGTCGAATTCCGCGAGGCGCACGTCGGCGCGAGCTCCGAAGCGCAGCAGTCGCTCCCGGGTCTTCTCAATCGCAGCGGGATCCCGATCCACAGCCACCACCCTGGCCTCAACTCCGCGCTCGAGAATCGCCTCCGCGTGGCCGCCTCCGCCCGCGGTGCCATCGAAAAACAGTCCGCCCCTCTCCGGGGCCAGAGCGTCGAGGACTTCGCGCACCATCACAGGCGCGTGAAAGTCCCGACGCCGACTCACAGGAAGATCTGCGGCGTGAACTCGCCGAAGTCCTGGCCGTCCTCCCGGACCGCCTTCTCGAAGGCGGAGGGGTTCCACAACTCGATGCGATCTATGGCGCCGATGAGCTGGACCTGACCATCCAGCGTCGCCGCATCCTGCAGGCGCGCGGGAATGAGGATCCTGCCCTGACTGTCGGGGAGGACTTCCACGGCGTTCGCCATGGTCGATAGGACCCAGAGGCGGGTTTCGGGCCGTCGGCGAACGAGCTCCTTGAGGCGCTCCTCCACGGTGACCCAGGTGGACTCGGGATAGAGGACGAGCGACGGCGGCTGCACCTGCGCGAGCACGAAGCGGGCCTCCGCGGCGCCCTTGCGGTACGCCGCCGGCAGGCTCACCCGACCCTTGTCGTCGAGCGAGTGCACGAAGGAGCCCAGATAGCTCACCCGGCTGCCGTGGTCCGCGTCGTCCATTCGTCCTCGAGAAATGGGAAGCCGGCGCGGGAAAGCGATTCTCTCCCACCTCACCCCACTTCCCCCCACTCGG
This portion of the Gemmatimonadota bacterium genome encodes:
- a CDS encoding penicillin-binding transpeptidase domain-containing protein; this encodes MSRARRPGKGTAVPVGRLRRLVLLTGVLGAGAIIGARVAQLQAVQGEHWRNRAEAQHASRKALPAPRGTIFDRDGVPLAVSQEAFRISVAPRELRDPDAAADALVEALGVSRRRARRAVDPARTWAVLPGRYGAPVRERLADLRGVYFERVLERFHPHGQLGLEVLGRLSGDGRPLGGVEQELDSLLRGQEGSAVVRRDAAGRAIPGAELRVAEPVAGNDVVLTIDVDLQEIAHEALADAVAAHEARGGDLLLVDPWTGDIVAAASRQSDGNRHWTGVTDPFEPGSTLKPFTVATLLSRGRASMTDSVYAEEGVYTSRGRTIRDIHGYEWLTVHDALRYSSNVALAKLSTLLERGEQYSGLRAFGFGSPTGVPYPSEASGTLRRPARWSAYTAASLAIGYEVAVTPLQLAMAYATLANGGTLVEPRLTREVRRADGKSVRSYDKKRIRRVIDDGVADEVTAALADAVRDGTGTKASLGDFVVAGKTGTARRSDGGSYRAGAYTATFVGFFPAVDPQLVVLVKLDEPGGDTYYGGSTAAPVSRETLAALLAARAAPIDRRPLARTADAWPAEGVRVVTAAAVASPGAVRGPAAGEPGAARSPFVLALNAPPPRRMAGAEAPRIPVPEVAGLSVRDAARRLHAVGLQVLVEGEGTVRGTRPAAGDGVAPGTPVRLLARVRR
- the rsmH gene encoding 16S rRNA (cytosine(1402)-N(4))-methyltransferase RsmH, whose protein sequence is MEPLRLREGGPGGRPGLRRVHAADLPVSRRRDFHAPVMVREVLDALAPERGGLFFDGTAGGGGHAEAILERGVEARVVAVDRDPAAIEKTRERLLRFGARADVRLAEFDSAAAALTGSLAGALLDLGVSSYQLDQRERGFTYEPGAPLDMRMGAVGQHGPTGADLLNGWSEGALADLFHTYAEEPRARRLAAEIVRRRANRPFATSDDLVAATRAVLGPSMKPADKARIFQAVRIAVNGELERLERALPVLRDALEPGGVLAVLSYHSLEDRITKLAFREWSRDCVCPPRLPVCACRGRALGEPLTRKPLRPSEEEVSSNPRARSARLRAWRKAA
- a CDS encoding division/cell wall cluster transcriptional repressor MraZ, producing the protein MDDADHGSRVSYLGSFVHSLDDKGRVSLPAAYRKGAAEARFVLAQVQPPSLVLYPESTWVTVEERLKELVRRRPETRLWVLSTMANAVEVLPDSQGRILIPARLQDAATLDGQVQLIGAIDRIELWNPSAFEKAVREDGQDFGEFTPQIFL